In Salvelinus sp. IW2-2015 unplaced genomic scaffold, ASM291031v2 Un_scaffold2467, whole genome shotgun sequence, the genomic stretch AAGTGTCTGACTAATAACACGTCTAAAGGCTCTCTGACCTCTGTTCTTTGTCTGCTCAGCTCTCAGctttaacctctgacctcttaTTTGTGTCCTCAGTGACCTATGACCTTTTCCTCTTAACGGCTGAGCATTAAGCTATGACCTTTAGAGGGGACATTTTCTATCCGCTCAACCGCTCTTACATTTAAAAGTCAGTTTAAGTGTACTGCGCTATTATGCAGCTTGAATTGGATCCCGGTAAACATTGCATAtatgtgacaaatgaaataaTTTTGGGGATGAAGTCCTGTGCTGTTGTTTTGAAGAGTTCCGTTTGTGTTTGGAAAAATCTCAGGTTTAATTTTGCTGCATTTCCGATTGAGACGTCATTTTCAGCATTTATCGTTCCCTTTAAAAGCTGCATTGCAATAgcttttaaagtgtgtgtgtgcattcgtgtgCATGCGTTTGGAtatggattgaatcccagccgaAATCCGCCTAAATTATCACTGTGTTCAGATCTTACGGACATTGTTAAAAATATTTTGACTGCCGTTGCTTACCTCTGACCTTTTCCCCCTTTCTGCCCCCTCTTCCAGCTGATCGTGGGTATCCTGCAGGCTGAAAACCTGCCAGCCATGGACATGGGCGGCACCTCAGACCCCTATGTCAAGGTCTACATGCTGCCAGACAAGAAGAAGAAGTTTGAGACCAAAGTCCAGCGCAAGAATCTCTGCCCCGTGTTCAATGAAACCTTCATCTTCAAGGTCAGTATGGGGTGCTGGAGAACAGACAGTGATAGAGAGATGTGGTATTCATTCATGTGTATATGTAAAAGCCTTAGAAAAGCTCTTACAGTACTGAGGTTTATGTAGTCGAGAACACTCTGTCCTGACCTTCTCCTTCCTGTTCTGTGTGTTCCTCCACAGATCCCCTACCAGGAGCTGGGCGGTCAGACTTTGGTCCTACAGGTTTTTGACTTTGATCGCTTTGGTAAACACGACGTGATTGGACAGATCTCCATCCCTATGAACAGTGTGGACCTGGCTCAGCCACTCCACGAATGGAGGGATCTggtaggaggagagaaagaggaggtgagGACGGATGAATACAGTCTGTTTGGGTTTAgggtgcatgttttttttttacgtctacctgtctgtgtctgtctgtctctgcataTCAAACTATATCAAACTGTCTATTTTAATACGTCTTTCTATcttcgtgcctgtgtgtgtttgtctggtcACAGGTAGAGAAGCTAGGAGACATCTGTATCTCTCTGCGCTACGTCCCCACGGCCGGTAAACTGACCATCAACATCATGGAGGCCAAGCACCTGAAGGCGATGGACTGCGGAGGCTTGTCAGGTGACCTTTTATTAGTTCTTACACTCTCCTAGTCAATACTAGCCATGCTGTGACGTTTCACGCTTCTAGTCAAAACTAGACATTCTGTGACGGTAAACTCAACTAGTTAATACTAGCCATGCTGTGACATTACGCTATCCTAGCCAATTTTAGCCATGCTGTGACCTATTAATGACATCTGGTTGCCTACATTTTGTTGAAGTAATTCAACTTAAACCATTGGGCAGCATTACAGAGTTGCAGACACTACACATGAATCTACTGCACAATCATTTGTCCTCAATGTTCTTCATCCAAGTGGCTCACCCTCTGTTTGACCTCTGTAACTAACTTTCCTCTCTACCCCATGCCTTCTCCTACCAGATCCCTTCGTTAAAGTAGTGCTGCAGCACCAAGGCAAGCggctgaagaagaagaagacaacagTCAAACAGAACACTCTGAACCCCTACTTCAACGAAAGCTTCAGCTTCGAGATTCCCTTTGGCCAAATACAGGTATGTACAACAAACTTCCCATAAGGAAGACATCTTGGGGTCGTGATAACAGGTTTTCCTGTGGGTTGGGCGACCTGTGTTTGAGGACTCTCCCGGTGTTTCTCTAGAACATTGCACTCTCCTGCCATTTCCTGCTGTATGTTGAACAACACTGTACGTGTGGTGGTATTTTGATTTCATCTGACTTTTTTTAACTTGACGCTTTTTCCGCTCTTCCCTTTCCTCTTGCAGAAAGTCCAAGTGTTGATCACAGTGTACGATTACGACAAGCTGGGCAGCAACGACGCCATCGGGAAGGTTTGGATCGGCTTCGGTGCCTCAGGGGTGGGCCTTCGCCATTGGTCAGACATGCTGGCCAATCCAAGACGTCCCGTGGCACAGTGGCACGCCCTGTGTCCTGAGGAGGAGGTGGATGAGGCCCTGAAGAAACCCATCCGCTAAACGTACACTGACACGTCACTGAACATTCTTGTACATGTTAAAACTACACAACATAAGACCTGAAAACTACACAACAGTGGATACGCTTCACCCAAAGACCACAATAGTGCTGATCATGACATTACGCACTACTGACAGTAGAAACTCCAAGAAAAGCAAATTTAACTACCACTCAAACACTACAACCCACCTGATATTTCTGATAATTTTGTTGGGGTACTCTCTCCTTCCTTATTATTCTCcatagaaaatcaaaagaatgAACTTTTTTTTGCGTATTATTAActaattctactgtatgttttcacTTTTGTGTCCATTTTGACCATTTTGATGTTAAGTTAAGAGTATGGCTGACtgttttgtgctttttgtgagcGAGAGAAGGCAGtattgtgtgtatgaatgtgtgtgcgtgtgtctgtgcgtgtgtgttcgtgttAAACCATAGTACATGAAAGCTTTCTCTGATTTATCTCCTGAATGTAATGTGAGTGGttgtaaataacaaaataaataatttcccAAATTACCAGATGGATGGTCAGATAGATTTGCAAGcttaagtatttatttatttaacccttattacagatgagccctgaattacattcgatcacaccgacagcgtcattRcattttggtacaccagaattacatttatttccaattaaacgctgcgtttgccttgcagcattgctttgcagaggcagttgcagtgtcggtgtggtgcatacgttggatttatcgaacgtatgtgtcaaactgtatatgtagacagcttgacagaaatggtagcagatgTTGAATGTTGtacttttgttgcatacatatccagatgacgCCGCGTACTATTTTTCGCAAGGAagctgtcggtgtgttcgaagcgtaaaGCTCACTGAAATAGAAATGGCATTCAAACTTAAATTTGATCCAATCCCATATCATCATACTATtactatttattttctatttatacAAGTAATCCCACTTAGATCAAAAGAGGGATACCTCACCCAAAATGACAGCATACACATTGGTGGTCATTAAAACAATTTAGTAAGTGTGTTCAGTACTGTATCTTGTAGTATTTTCTATCTTATTAAAAAAGGGGGGGTTGAATTTTCCAAAGTTGTCAAGTTATATTTACAATTTGAGCAGCTGAGCGAAATCTGTGGGATGGCTGGATCATttctacgcccccccccccccccccatgaatgAATTAAGTTAGAGGGCAAGCTTTCCAAGCTCTAACAAGTCATTCAACAAAATCACTGCTACTAGCATTCAGCAGTGGCAGTTTGGTGACAAGAGttaaggctctattcaatcaaTATTGTGGAAATTCAgtgttacagcgtgattgaaatttaaagacaatgttctTGCGTTAGCGGAAaccgcattcacggtaaatgctgcatatgtcggctcaatcagaaatgacctttacatttctatcgcaGAATCTGTTATGCTTCAGTGATACAGATTGAATGGagcgtgtgtttatgtgttcCTCCACACATGTGAGACAGTGTCATTACTGAGCTCTCTGCAAGTAGATCAGGCCTATAATTCCCTTCTGCCTGTCTAGTATGTAGTGATGATTACTAGTGTCTGCTGTAATAATGGTTTCTAGTGTCAGGTAatatgtgtgtcgtgtgtttaAACCAATGAGTGTGTCTAATTAGTGGTTACACAGCTCTCCAGCAGATGGCAGTGTTTCCCTAGTTGAGTAATGTGGGAGCAGGATGACGTTGGCCAGTTAGACACTGATACAAGGTCGATTTTGAGTCATTATACTTTCTCCCATGCTCCCAATAAAGTaataaaattgtgtgtgtgtgacaatttCCAGAGGAACATCAAGCTAGCAATCTCAGCGAGTGTACACAGTTTTATTATCAATACATTATTATAACTTGTataatattacattacattattatAACTTAGGACATGCAAAAGAAGAGGGTGGCCATaataagagaggaaagagggaagaggggatggTGGGATCTCCCTCCTTTCTTGTTCCCTCCAAAGTTGTCTTCTCCCTTTGGCCCTATGAGAGCGGGAGCTTCTTTACTTCCACCGACCGCCAACCTTCCCCTTACCATGGACCTTTTTACTACAGGGGAGcgagatagggagaaagagagctaAATTCAGAAACAATTACTTGTAGATAAATGCACATACCATACAAACACATGTTACTGGTTACTGTACTTACAATTTCTGGGCACTCGTGATTCTATTCAAGAGAACGATAATCTGCACACCCAAAAATTATACAAGAGATCACATTGCATCAGTGACTTCACGAATACTACACAACAGACGTACACAGTCGCTCACACACAAGCCTAAACATCTATGGATTCTGACTTTGGTACATGTGTCCAGGTCTTCCCACCTGATATTTCTGTTTCTTCATGTGATCAATGAAGTCAAACTTATCCGACTCCAGCGAGTAGATCCAGTTCCACATCTCCTGAGCTCGTTGCCTTGGAGACCAAGAGAAGTTGGTAAGGGGATTATAGatggtaaccatagcaacacaGTTGGCAGCCAGGTGTGTGGGCTTTGGACATGAATTATAGAAAACTCTGATGTGGTGGTGTGAGGAAGATTTAGGCCCATGTGTATTTGTCTTGGGGAGGCGTGTGTGATCGGCCGGGACTCACTTCAGGGCGTCCTCTCTCAGGTTGTCGATCTCCAGTGTGGGTCGTCTCTCAGCCAAGGTCTTCTTCTTGATCTCTCTCCCCGTTAGACGCTTCCCCCTCCCACGATGCTCCGCCTGAAACATATGTCAAACACACCTAGAACTTCACAAACTTAAAACCATATAGAATGttgtgattctatttctatgtttaaaAGTCTGACAGAACATTTGGCCCGCAACTGTAAGTTGACCAACAAAATAGATATTTATCTTCATGAAACACATTTACTGTATGAATCCAAAAATCTGTTCCTAAAACTAACAAGCAAATGACAGTGGACATAAGTACCTTTTGCAGGAAGCCCCCAAAGTTGGCCCCCATGTTGGAAAGAACCTTCTTCTTCTTGGCCTCGTCATCGTTCTTCTTTTTAGCCTCCTCATCTTCCTTTCTCTGCCGTTCTTCCTGAGCATGAGAGAATGATGAAGTTAGAAAGGAAAAATACATTCTTAACACGACACAAGTCTATCTGTTGCTTAAAACCAGGGGTACCACAGGTGTGTACCCAGCCCTACCATAATCTGGAGGTACAAGAGGGGTGTATATTCAAGCCTACCGCAATCCTGGGGTACCACAGCGGTGTCTATTTGTCTCTACCACCACAGGGTTGTTACGTTGACCCTATCACAATCCTGATGTATCACAACGGTGTGTTTTGGCCTACCGCAATCCTGTTCTGCCGGTCCCGCTCCTTCTCCACTCGAACTCGCTGCACCTCTGCCCTCTCAAACCGACGCTTCTCCTGTGGGGATGAGAGAGTGACAGGATGAGAGGAAAGGACTTTGGACTTTTTCATATCAACGTTTTTGATCATGAGCTTGTGCGCTCCTTG encodes the following:
- the LOC112074023 gene encoding troponin T, slow skeletal muscle-like; the encoded protein is MVPQLAPPKIPEGDRVDFDDIHRKRMEKDLLELQSLIDVHFDQRKKEEEELIGLKDRIEKRRFERAEVQRVRVEKERDRQNRIAEERQRKEDEEAKKKNDDEAKKKKVLSNMGANFGGFLQKAEHRGRGKRLTGREIKKKTLAERRPTLEIDNLREDALKQRAQEMWNWIYSLESDKFDFIDHMKKQKYQIIVLLNRITSAQKFKKVHGKGKVGGRWK
- the LOC112074026 gene encoding synaptotagmin-2-like, with product MWAIGAIVVVVLALVACLGFCIWKKCINKGKKPKKARERKGGRGRRKKEGAGEGEEGKEGEGKEGEEEEKENFGKLEFTLDYNFTDNQLIVGILQAENLPAMDMGGTSDPYVKVYMLPDKKKKFETKVQRKNLCPVFNETFIFKIPYQELGGQTLVLQVFDFDRFGKHDVIGQISIPMNSVDLAQPLHEWRDLVGGEKEEVEKLGDICISLRYVPTAGKLTINIMEAKHLKAMDCGGLSDPFVKVVLQHQGKRLKKKKTTVKQNTLNPYFNESFSFEIPFGQIQKVQVLITVYDYDKLGSNDAIGKVWIGFGASGVGLRHWSDMLANPRRPVAQWHALCPEEEVDEALKKPIR